The sequence gaggagtcATCCCCgtggcagagctgagggcaAAGCTCACCAGGCTGGGGGAGAAGCTTTCTGAGGAGGAAGGTATTTTGCCATTCAGATGTGGATCAGACCCTCCCCGTCCTCTCATTCCCTGATTTTCCTCTGCAGACAAACCTGGGATGAGGAAGGGCCTGTGCcagcaggagatgggaaagggaaaaaagtataaACCCCCAAACCCGTCCAGTTTGTCAGAAATTTGCCTCCAAGGGGCACAACAGGAAGGAATTGGAAGGTGAAGGTGATCAAGACCTTCTttgccctggcccaggttgcccagagaagctgtggatggatccctgggagtgtccaaggccagactggatggggcttggagcaacctgggagagtggaaggtgtccctgcccatggcagggggtggaatgggatgggttttaaggtcccttcccacccaaaccattctgggattatttttttttgccctaCATGTTTTACGTACTTATTTAACCTCTTTAAACACATTCCCACACTCTGACATAGGCAAGGAGGGAGTTTTCCCAGGGCTCCTGGGTCTGTACAGACCCCTTTAGGCTCCCTGAGGGGGTAAGAACTGTCCTGTCTGATGTTAGATAGAATTTAGATTTAACCAGAGCTGCTCAGTGCAGTCACCATCACCAGCTTCACACCAACAAGGAATTTCTTCCAAGGGTTTTCTTCAATTTAACTGGACTAATAATTCCCAAAGCTATTTCCATGTGCAAACACTTCCAGAGCATTTTGAGGGCTGaacacacagccaggacagggagaCATTAACCCTGATTAAAGGCATCCtggaagaacctctttctatGAAGATTTGGGAGGTGCAGGGGGATTTCCCATTCCTTTGGGATCTCACTTGTGCAGATCCTAATGCAGGAAGCGATGCTGCTTCTCCACAAGGAATTCCCCCCTTGGCTTTTCCCCctgagctctgagctgctggaacTATTTGATACCAGGACAGACTCCATTTCATCAGCATCTGCCATTGCCCAGGaactgctggcacagcccttccctctccagtGGCTCCAGAAAAGCCTTCACTCATTTGAATTAATGCCCTTGTACCAAACTCAGacattttttcttgtgttgtttTCAAACACTCTGGGAagaattcattattttctgaGTTTATGTCCTCAGAAGGATTTGATGAGCAGCAGGGTGTTCTTGTTGAAAGGGGGCTTAGATCTCGTGGAAAGGGAGTTGTTCCTCACCTTACAGGAACAACAGCCCCTCATTTATCCCACTGCACCCAAATCCTGCAGCAGCTTCCACTTACCCCCCAATTCACTGATACCCATCTGCAAAAACAGACCCACAAACAGGAGATGCTGctcagagacaccttccacaacTATTTACTGTAAAccagcttttttcctcctcaattcttcccccttcccatgGTTTTCCCCCCGAATTTCACAACTGGCAACTGCAAAATCATCGTGTGCTCCAGGATGAGCACTGGGGGGTCTGGTTTAAACACCCAcgggttgttcagcctgaagaaaagtTCTGGTGCCCTCAGCCAAGTAGTTCACAGGTGAAAATGTCACCACTGACCTGCTCTCACCTGTTTTGGACTGGGAAGGCACTGGAGCATTGTCCTGGACAGGCAATTCCAGGAAAAACGGGCAGGAGAGTATGGAGGACTCGTACTCAGCACATCCCATGTGGGATCCCAGTGTCTCCAGGGTCAATCAACAGCCTCCAAACACCCACAGAGTTCCCTGCTAATGGAAtatcaaaggaaaaatgcagGTGCACaacccagcagctcctctccatcctctctgCACCACATCCAGCTGTGAtcctggaaaacagggacacactgggggcactgggaggacAGAGCTCCCCTGGGCTGCACGAGATGCCTGACCCAGGGACTGAGcccaggaaagctgctgggaTGCCCTGATGTTTGTTTTTAGGGGTGAAGGAAACAGGCCCAAGGGAATCCACCTCCTCTCCTGCCATCCCAAGGAGGTGGCATCCGATTCCCAGGAGCAGCGTCATCCAACGCTGCATTCCTGATGTACTTCTATTTCCTTGACATTGTTTGACAAGAAAAGTACCTTTTATGGTTTAGGCTGTACAGAAAAGAGTGTTTTAAGACAGGTATAATAAGTGCTGTCACTGCCAAGGCGTTCCCAGAGCTGGAGTGAGAAGTGTCACCACTGCTGGTGACAACTCCCCTCCGAGTGTTTGCAGAGCCCCAGCTGGGAAGGTGTTCTCTGCCTTCAAACACCAAAGCCCCGTCAACATGAAGCAGAATCACACAAATCTACTTAAAAATGGGCACAAAAAACCTGCATCCCCACGTAGTTTTGTCTGGTTTGAACAGGGATAGGTTTGCAATTCAAGTTAAATCAACCAGTTCTTACCAAAAAGCTGATTTGGACAGAATTTGTGAGGCTTTTCCACGTGGAACTCAAAGAGAtggacagctctgctctggaaagTTAGACATGGAATTCAAAATCAGTGTTAATAACACTAGTTTATCACCTGGCTGGCACCCCCCTGATCccagaaattattatttctgataaaaatccctgaaaaccccaaatcctgcctTACTGCTCTTCCTCTGGAAGATCACAACACCCCTAATAAATGCCACTCAAACTTGtctcttccttttgctctttttcagtTGATGACCTGCTGAAAGAAGCCAAAATTGGGCCAAATGGAACAATAAAATATGATGAATTTGTTCGCCTCATTTGCCTTCCCACGGTCGACTACTGAAATCCTACAGGAGGTTTGCTACAAGCAGGACCTGAAAGTTTGTTTTTACTTCAATTTTTCCTACTTGGACTTCTGGATCATTTGCCTTTAAAAAGCCTTGTTTTGCCTTCATAGCAGTGCTTTAAACTTACACAGGTTCCCACCTCATTTCTGGAGAAACAGTGTCACAAAACGTGagttatttaaattaaactgaGCGTGACATTCCCCTCCTGCAACACGTggcatgctttaaaaaaaataattcttgttttaaaaaaatgcatttaagcCCAGGGATTGTGGCAGAATTGATAAGCTGTGGTGAAGGTCTCCTGGTGCCCCAAGTCAACATCCCCATCACGTGCCTGGTGCCCAGATCTGTGCCCACATTCCGGGCTGGGTGCCAAGGACACGCTCCCAGAGACAGCCTGGCAGGGAAAACAGGGCCCAGCAAAGCTCAGCTTCTCTGCACCAGCAAAAACCTCCCCAGCTCTCTGACTTCAGACTGATTGAAACCGCTTGGACCCAGAGCAGTTACTGCTGATCTTATTCCACCTCCATCTCAGCAGCCTTGGTAAGATCCATAAAGGGGTAGCTGGAATTTAGGAGAACATTCAGCAGGTTATCTCTGGAGCCAGCTGGAAAATGGCACAGAAATCAGCTTTGCACAGGCAGGGCACAAGCAGCAACCTGGAAAACCCTCTGGAAGAGCCCACATTCCTACAAGTCTGATGTGGCTTCTGCCTCCAGgagccccttcctctccctcctccccttttttaaTCCTGAATCCCCTCACTCTTTGCTCTGTGAAATAATCAGCAATTAAATCATGGCACAGCAGGTCCAATGGatttaggaaggaattcctggctgggagagtgggcaggccctggcacaggttgcccagagaagctgtggctgcctctggatccctggaagtgtccaaggccaggctggagccacctggaatagtggaaggtgtccttgcccatggcaggggcttggaatgagatgatctttttagatcccttccaatcccaagcattccatgattcattTATCCCAGAACACACAGACAAAGGAAGATCacacaaagctgcagcagcatcacccaGGGCACAACAGGCACAAACCTGgttagaaactgaaaaaaaaccccaaagagcAAATCTCAACATTCCAAATCAGTGTCTCTGTAAAGGTAAAATAGGGATTATCCTCATAGAATATtacttgggggggggggggggggaaagcacAAGAGATTCCATGACATGCCAAGTGCTGtgcaagaaaaggaaggagatcCAGGATCTTCCAGTCCTGCAggtaagaaaagcagcaggtttTGCCATTTGGTTTTGCCACCCCCCTGATCCAGATCCAGGTCCCTGTGGATGTCAGAGCAGTCCCAGACCAACCCAGGAAGCTCAGACTTGGATCCTGACAcatcccagctctgagcaggtcACGCTCCAAGGGGAAAGGAACTTTGCTCCCTGGAAAACTGACACACCCCGTAGCTCTTAATGAGCTCTTCCTACTCTGTGGatagaaaataaagcaggaaaactCAATTTCTCTAAATATTCAGTTACAAGCAGCACTTGAGCAACACCccagaaaagcagcacacagTGTGTGAGAGGTGAGATTCCCTGGAAAACCAAGAGCAGGTTAAACTGACAGCAAAAGGTGGGAATTCCCTGTAACTCTGTTCCCACCACTCAGTTAATCCCAGTGTTGGGATAAACCCCCACGTACCTGACACTGCAGCTTTCCCACACCCTGGAGGTCATTCCCTGCCTCCAGAGCTCTCCAGAACTTTGCTCCATGAGCCCCAGGACACAGCAAACCCCTCACTGAGCATCAGCAGCTCATCACACCAGGAGTTCACTGAGAGCACTCGTTCCCAGTGGGCACCAAGAGCCGAATTCCAACTGATCCAATCACTCCCCACTGCCCAGGACAGTGGAGAACAAATCCTTTCACACACACAGTGGAAAAGCCTGGATGTCACAGGGACTGGGCAGCTCCCAATCCCTCTGGATTACTCCAGAAGGCAGCTGTATCCCAacaggctgggggggggaacATTCCCAAAGGGAAGCTGGCAAAGAGGAATCACACTCGGGACACACTCCAGGAAtaaagcagagctggcagagcttgGAGGGACAGGAGTGAGACACCCCAAGCCACAAACAACTAAAAGCAAAGCATTCCAGGTCCAAAAGAACCACAGCAATcaccctctgccccctccctccctttccccccccccctcaggAAACACAACATAACTGAATGCTTTTTATTACATCTAAAGATTTCTACAGAAACAGGTAACATTCAATAGGTAAAccagttggtttttttttccaatgcatataataaatattttcacttggTACTTTTATACAAACTGACATTGGTCTactatacatttttaaaagccatttacTGGTTTGGCATGCCAAAGTATGGAAACTAGGAGAAAAGTCTTAAGGCAATGAATGACAGGTTTAAATTCATGGAATTAATggtaatttttaatattctgcttatatacattttttttccctttgttaattaaaacaattaacaGCAGCACTTTCGGGGACCACCAGCAATTTTCCCTTGTTAGAAATCTaagttctgttaaaaaaaaaaaaaaagaaaacaagttacactgataaaaccaaaatcttttctatttaaaatgtgcttaaaaacctgaaatgttaaactgcaataaaaattaacttttcaaaCGTTCTCCTCACAgtcctcagctctgctttgggaGGCAGGTCCACCAAAGTCCAAGGAAAAGCCATCAGCCATCCCATCCTTGAAAGGGTTACGGAATCCTTGCCAtggagaggagggggggaagcCTGGGATTGGTATTCCATCCCTAAGGAAGTGCTGGGAAGTTTTTAAGGGATAGTTTAGTGTGGGTTTTCATCTTCCAAAGGATGCAGGAGTGACTCAAAGCcaccctgctcctccaggagctgtgtgtgcacGGACACACACGGAGCTCTGGAACACACATCCCACTCCTCTCAGGGAAGAATTCTGGGATAAGGGACCGCTATCCTAAGGATCACAGCAACTGCCACCTGCAGGGAACGGAGCAGGAGCACAAGCCAGGACTTGTGACCTAAAGGAGCCAAGTTTTGGAGTGAGGTTTGCGGGGAATGGTGGAGAACTCAGACTGAGACTTCTACCAAGCAACGTTCACCGTGGTCAGAGGCACAGAGAATTACCCAGCTCCAGGGAACACCCGGGCACGACACAGGAATACTCACAAAGCACATGGATAATACCACAAAGGAGGACTGGAGACCGTTGCTGGCCCTTCTTTGCAGAGCACTGAGGTTAAAAATGCCAGCGGGGCACTGAGAGCCTTTCCCCCCGCGGGGGGCACCGGCAGGAACTGGAAGACGCCGTCGGCCGACCTCACCTTCCCAAACCCAGGCATCAGTCACCTCATCCCGGGATACCACACACTCCCACGGTTCAGGTTGGATGCGATAACAAGATTTTTAATACCAAAAAAGTGACACAAAGCTGCTCTTCGGGTCGTCTGTAACAACACAGTCAATGGAAACGTCGCCACGAGCGTCGGAAAAGCAGCCGCGGGCTCTCCCGGGTTCCTGGTGTTCCAGAGCCTGGGACACGCTCCTGGAACAACCCAGGGCAGCCACACTCCAGATTTACAAAGATCATAGCAAATATGCTCTGAAGTTACCAGGTTAGTATCCATGACTACAAGGTATGAGATA is a genomic window of Chiroxiphia lanceolata isolate bChiLan1 chromosome 12, bChiLan1.pri, whole genome shotgun sequence containing:
- the CALML4 gene encoding calmodulin-like protein 4 isoform X2, with the translated sequence MYRQMKQEEPEREILTALAMIDRERRGVIPVAELRAKLTRLGEKLSEEEVDDLLKEAKIGPNGTIKYDEFVRLICLPTVDY